One Phaseolus vulgaris cultivar G19833 chromosome 4, P. vulgaris v2.0, whole genome shotgun sequence DNA window includes the following coding sequences:
- the LOC137837613 gene encoding short-chain dehydrogenase TIC 32, chloroplastic-like isoform X3, with protein sequence MCPSGFSSSSTAEEVTQGIHGDGLTAIVTGTTHGIGIETARVLALRGVHVIMAVRNVVAAKAVKEAILKEIHTAKVDVKELDLSSMASVRKFASEFTSSGFPLNILINNAGITATPFSLSKDNIELQFATNHLGHFLLTHLLLDTMKKTASVSKRQGRIVNVSSDGHQYTYPEGIRFDKINDESSFQLWRAYGQSKLANILHAKELARRFKEDRVDITANSLHPGAIITNIYKPEISGAVPTGWQLCDEKYSAGSSNNMLCSVASTREGS encoded by the exons ATGTGTCCTTCTGGGTTTTCATCATCTTCCACTGCAGAAGAAGTTACTCAAGGGATTCATGGGGATGGTCTCACTGCAATTGTCACAG GAACAACACATGGTATTGGCATTGAGACTGCAAGAGTTCTTGCTTTGCGTGGTGTCCACGTGATTATGGCAGTGAGAAATGTGGTTGCTGCAAAAGCTGTCAAAGAGGCAATACTCAAAGAGATTCACACAGCCAAAGTTGATGTCAAGGAGTTAGATCTTAGTTCAATGGCATCTGTTAGAAAATTTGCATCAGAGTTCACTTCATCTGGTTTTCCGTTGAACATCTTGAT AAACAACGCAGGGATAACTGCAACCCCTTTCTCGCTGTCCAAAGACAACATCGAACTACAATTTGCCACAAATCACTTGG GTCATTTTCTTTTAACACATCTTTTATTGGATACTATGAAGAAAACTGCAAGTGTAAGCAAGAGACAAGGAAGAATTGTAAATGTCTCCTCTGATGGTCACCAATATACATATCCTGAAGGAATTCGTTTTGATAAAATTAATGATGAATCAAG TTTCCAGTTGTGGCGTGCTTATGGGCAATCAAAGCTTGCTAACATTTTACATGCCAAGGAACTTGCAAGACGTTTTAAA GAAGATAGGGTAGATATTACAGCAAATTCTCTTCATCCAGGAGCTATTATAACCAATATTTATAAGCCAGAGATTAGTGGCGCTGTGCCAACAGG TTGGCAATTATGCGATGAAAAGTATTCAGCAG GGAGCAGCAACAACATGCTATGTAGCGTTGCATCCACACGTGAAGGGAGTTAG
- the LOC137837613 gene encoding short-chain dehydrogenase TIC 32, chloroplastic-like isoform X1 has product MCPSGFSSSSTAEEVTQGIHGDGLTAIVTGTTHGIGIETARVLALRGVHVIMAVRNVVAAKAVKEAILKEIHTAKVDVKELDLSSMASVRKFASEFTSSGFPLNILINNAGITATPFSLSKDNIELQFATNHLGHFLLTHLLLDTMKKTASVSKRQGRIVNVSSDGHQYTYPEGIRFDKINDESSFQLWRAYGQSKLANILHAKELARRFKLLHHGQEDRVDITANSLHPGAIITNIYKPEISGAVPTDLINMLGNYAMKSIQQGAATTCYVALHPHVKGVSGEYFSDNNVAKASSLAKNTDLAKKLWDFSMKIID; this is encoded by the exons ATGTGTCCTTCTGGGTTTTCATCATCTTCCACTGCAGAAGAAGTTACTCAAGGGATTCATGGGGATGGTCTCACTGCAATTGTCACAG GAACAACACATGGTATTGGCATTGAGACTGCAAGAGTTCTTGCTTTGCGTGGTGTCCACGTGATTATGGCAGTGAGAAATGTGGTTGCTGCAAAAGCTGTCAAAGAGGCAATACTCAAAGAGATTCACACAGCCAAAGTTGATGTCAAGGAGTTAGATCTTAGTTCAATGGCATCTGTTAGAAAATTTGCATCAGAGTTCACTTCATCTGGTTTTCCGTTGAACATCTTGAT AAACAACGCAGGGATAACTGCAACCCCTTTCTCGCTGTCCAAAGACAACATCGAACTACAATTTGCCACAAATCACTTGG GTCATTTTCTTTTAACACATCTTTTATTGGATACTATGAAGAAAACTGCAAGTGTAAGCAAGAGACAAGGAAGAATTGTAAATGTCTCCTCTGATGGTCACCAATATACATATCCTGAAGGAATTCGTTTTGATAAAATTAATGATGAATCAAG TTTCCAGTTGTGGCGTGCTTATGGGCAATCAAAGCTTGCTAACATTTTACATGCCAAGGAACTTGCAAGACGTTTTAAA TTATTACATCATGGTCAGGAAGATAGGGTAGATATTACAGCAAATTCTCTTCATCCAGGAGCTATTATAACCAATATTTATAAGCCAGAGATTAGTGGCGCTGTGCCAACAG ATTTAATTAATATGCTTGGCAATTATGCGATGAAAAGTATTCAGCAG GGAGCAGCAACAACATGCTATGTAGCGTTGCATCCACACGTGAAGGGAGTTAGTGGCGAGTACTTTTCAGATAATAATGTGGCTAAGGCAAGCTCACTGGCAAAAAACACTGATTTGGCTAAGAAACTCTGGGATTTCAGCATGAAAATAATTGATTAG
- the LOC137837613 gene encoding short-chain dehydrogenase TIC 32, chloroplastic-like isoform X2, with translation MCPSGFSSSSTAEEVTQGIHGDGLTAIVTGTTHGIGIETARVLALRGVHVIMAVRNVVAAKAVKEAILKEIHTAKVDVKELDLSSMASVRKFASEFTSSGFPLNILINNAGITATPFSLSKDNIELQFATNHLGHFLLTHLLLDTMKKTASVSKRQGRIVNVSSDGHQYTYPEGIRFDKINDESSFQLWRAYGQSKLANILHAKELARRFKEDRVDITANSLHPGAIITNIYKPEISGAVPTDLINMLGNYAMKSIQQGAATTCYVALHPHVKGVSGEYFSDNNVAKASSLAKNTDLAKKLWDFSMKIID, from the exons ATGTGTCCTTCTGGGTTTTCATCATCTTCCACTGCAGAAGAAGTTACTCAAGGGATTCATGGGGATGGTCTCACTGCAATTGTCACAG GAACAACACATGGTATTGGCATTGAGACTGCAAGAGTTCTTGCTTTGCGTGGTGTCCACGTGATTATGGCAGTGAGAAATGTGGTTGCTGCAAAAGCTGTCAAAGAGGCAATACTCAAAGAGATTCACACAGCCAAAGTTGATGTCAAGGAGTTAGATCTTAGTTCAATGGCATCTGTTAGAAAATTTGCATCAGAGTTCACTTCATCTGGTTTTCCGTTGAACATCTTGAT AAACAACGCAGGGATAACTGCAACCCCTTTCTCGCTGTCCAAAGACAACATCGAACTACAATTTGCCACAAATCACTTGG GTCATTTTCTTTTAACACATCTTTTATTGGATACTATGAAGAAAACTGCAAGTGTAAGCAAGAGACAAGGAAGAATTGTAAATGTCTCCTCTGATGGTCACCAATATACATATCCTGAAGGAATTCGTTTTGATAAAATTAATGATGAATCAAG TTTCCAGTTGTGGCGTGCTTATGGGCAATCAAAGCTTGCTAACATTTTACATGCCAAGGAACTTGCAAGACGTTTTAAA GAAGATAGGGTAGATATTACAGCAAATTCTCTTCATCCAGGAGCTATTATAACCAATATTTATAAGCCAGAGATTAGTGGCGCTGTGCCAACAG ATTTAATTAATATGCTTGGCAATTATGCGATGAAAAGTATTCAGCAG GGAGCAGCAACAACATGCTATGTAGCGTTGCATCCACACGTGAAGGGAGTTAGTGGCGAGTACTTTTCAGATAATAATGTGGCTAAGGCAAGCTCACTGGCAAAAAACACTGATTTGGCTAAGAAACTCTGGGATTTCAGCATGAAAATAATTGATTAG